TTATGATGATCAAAAAGCAACATAACacaatttgtttacattaaGCAGCACTAATTGTTGCAAATTTAGTAGCATGAGTAATGtttcaatgtttaaaaatggGAGAGTTATAATAGTATGTTGTAACAATACGACTAAGCCGTCCGTtatagaatgaaaaaaaaatgtctaaagtacattaaaatcaaaaacattttcaatcttTCCGtagaaaaattacaaaatatcAGTATTTATAAtacatggaaacaaaaaaaaaacaaaccttttgtcatgtttgttttataatatttctGAACAGAAATCAATTGTTTGATATAAAAGTCTAGTTTATTGGACTCGTTGTCTAAACTAAGTCTATATTTGGGGGCTTATGGGATTACGTACTCGTGTTTGATGattatatgttttgtttaatgtttgcatACAACTGCATAAACTgctttaaacaataaaatttccaGAAATGTATTTTGCTTACAACTTTTCATACTTCGTTTTACATAAACACTAACAAAATAGCTTGTctatggaatgtttttttctgctgtctTCCAAAAACTATGCATATATTTTCTGTGAGTGGTCAGCGGTAGCGGTACGCAACGATAAACAACTAATGTTGCACCCAAAAAAGGCACTTACCGGAAATCCCACATCCGCATTACCCATTTCCTTCACACTCCGACCAAGCAACAGCGTGTAGCAATCCTTATACAAATTAATCGGATAAGAGGTGCTAACAGCCCGATCGAATGATTGCATATTTAATCATCGTACGGTTTCTGTGTCAGTAAGCAACTACGATAGCTCGCTATGGCTCAGTTATCTTTATCTTTTCTATCTCGTTATCGTAAAATTATACAAATGTATTTGCACTGTCTATTGCATTATaaagctgttttatttttttctctgtaaaaatgtGCGTACTTTTGCATCAAACAATCTTAATAATGTTGTTTAAGAttaagattgttttttttttaaagatattaTAAACCTGCCATTACTGCTGGTTTGtccttgtctttttttttccctatGATAGTTATTCAAGTGTTGCATGTGGGAAAAAACGGTGCCTTTTGGTCTCAATCCTTTCGTCTAAAAAACCGTCGTCGCCGTCGAATTACCCTATACTGTCAACCAACTCTTCCACAGATGTAAAACGTGATGTCGTTTTTCAGTCCATTTCAAAACAATCGTACACTTAGTCCGTGATCAAGATAATGGCATTTCTTTGCCCTTCAACCCATGCTCGACATTCACCACGGTTGCACTTTCGTCTGATAGGAATTACGACGTCATCGCTACACATATTATTCAATTCTATTCTTCCCTCAGTTCTCGTAAGAATGAAGCATCATACATCGCTAACGGAGGCGACGTTATTGTCGACGCAAAATAGGAATGACAACGTTTTACTCATCATTATACTGATCTCCCATACAAGTAATGCTATGGCAGCGTATTTCGCTTACGAACACTTGCTAAAATGGAACCATTCTAACCAACTTAGAACTTGTTACTTTCTAGTTTACTTACCAACTCCGTATTTGTTGCTTGTCGGCGACCAGATCATGttgactatttttttatttttcgccttCAGTGAAAATTATTCCTTTGTTGTTAGATTCTTAAGCTGCTTAAAAGATCACTAAAACTTTGGCACACAACCTCTACTACCGATGAGTATCAACCGGAGAAGAAGATATGGAGATTCCACTGAGATTCAGTTCATATTCATTTTATTGGATCGCTGAGTAATACGTAAAGCAGATGATAACATTAAATAAGAGATATAAGAAAACACACGTATTGTAATTTGGAATTTGAATGACAAAAGCGCTAGCTGACGAGTTCGCTGAAAGTACACTCTTTTTAGCACACTAGATTTTTagaatattcattttttatgcattttgaatgatttacgTAGCCAATCAATCACGGTGCCGGGGTTTCGAGTACACAATTTAGCATGCACATCATACGCCTCTCTCTCTGGCGAATTTTGTGAAAACATTACACCGCGCACTCCCACGCACGCTCCCACACTCACTGGACACGACACCTCCTTGGAAATTTCTCGCCGTCTAAAATAAACAGGCTTCACTTTCAGCACCTGATACGGGCTATTTCGTAGCGGGTTGCCTGCATGCAAAGAGTCCCTCAGCTTCACAGATTACTTAAATGCAGCAGATACAATTCGCTGGGAGCGGCATTATTACAACTCGCTATAAAAAGcaaccacacaaacaatatACCACGATGGGCGAAGAAGGAAAATGCTGGTAAGGCACAGTAATGCACGCACGTGAATCCAacatcacacgcacacattgaacacacaaacacactaatTTGCCAAATTTTCACTACCGAACATCATGCTACTGGGAGTTGCTTTTTTGCAGGTGCGGCTTTTCATACACGCCGCGTCACTACCGTGCTTTATGCATTATTCTCTCGCCTAAGCGAACGCAGCAGCGAAAGCACTAAAAACGATTTTGTCACTTTTTGTACCACACTACACTACATCGATTGCTAACTTCGTTCGTGAAGAAAAATGTGCGTGAGCGGAAGAATACACAAATAACACGTACCGGAAAACGGGCAACTAGGAAGTAACCACTGTTTTGTCGCAGCTATCAGACCCGAGGAGCTACATtccacaaacaaaaggaatATGAGCAGGCCCTTGCGAAGtgaacgcgcgcgcactgGCTGTTCTTGAAAGTATGCGTATGGCACGAAAGCCACGATGAAGCAGTGGGCGGACATCTCGATTGACaagtaaaattattgttattgcataGAACAACAACTCCAACGAACAAAAAGGATGCTGTGCGAACGCGAGTGGGTTtgtatttttccatttattgcCATAATCCTTTAGGACAAAAACTGCGGTAGAAAGATTCACTATTCATAACAAAGGGATAACTTAATGCCGCACTGGAGCATATCATCGTTTGCTGCAATAAGAACCCCCGTTTCGTGTTTGTTCACTTATCATATGCGACCGTATACTCCGAAGGTGAATGccatttcaataaataacaatCTATTGCTCTGTTTACGCTAGGAACAAATGATAATCAAGCATGACACACAGAAAAACTACGATAACGAGATACGCTGGTATCTTGTCACAACACTAAATACCGACTGCGTGTAACACACACTACTCTACAACCTGCCTACACCCCTAGGGGCATACatgatgtttgctttactACATGATTCCGATTTCTGCTTCCACATtttcttgaagttatttttacgatttttcCTTTGGCAAATATGGCGCACAAATGTTGTTAGTTTTTGATCATTTCCAAAAAACTTTAATATGTGTACGTTCAGCAcgacgaataataaaaacaagatACTTTCTTTATCATTCTTGACTTTtcacaaaaacatacaacagTAACCCGGTTGGATGATGAGGTCAGTACATAAAAAGTTcaaatgttttctattttaaaattatgtatcGACgagaatattaaaataatttgttgaCATGCAAATTTTTTCCTCCagcaaaatgaaaagcaaaaatttaTACATTATTGCAAAGGACTTTTTGGGATCATATTTGTCATCATTTGGAAACCATCGATGGGCATTAGCAACGGATCTGATGAACTTTCTTGCTGTAGCACGTAGACAAGTCCAGATATATCATTTAAACCATAAGCATTCGTAATAAGTTCAAAATGACCAATCAATGGGATAATTTTTATAGAGTTATCTTTGTATTACCTACAACAATTGATACTTATGCTTTACATTATACTCAATTTAAGCAAAGCTTAAAATAACCCAATATTTCAGCCACTCTATCTCGCAGTGCACGGTTAAAAACCAACTTCGAAAGCACCTCGTACGCCGTATTGTGAAGACTTCTCCATTGGAGGTACATAGGAAACCCGGAAAGTCCGCAGCATTTCATACTACAATATTTCGTGCACTGGTAACCGTTGCACTTAACTGGCCCccggtactgctgctgctaccagTTGTAGTTGTAGAACTTTTTGTTCGATCATCACTATTCTTTTTGTACAGCGTGCCCAGTACGATTCCAAGGAATAGCAGAAATCCTACCTGATGATTTGAAATGAACTTAGTGGCACAATCCTTTGGGTTGTCAATGTTTAGAGAGTGAATCtggaaattaaaatcacacattaataaacaaaaatgatgaaattgtaAACATGCTCTTCCTGTATTAGCACAGTTTGAACTACCTGTTGAGCTAAGTGGGCTCCAATGAGCCCAACCGAGGTATAATATGGCCACGTTTGATCACACACCAGTCCAGCAGTTAGTAGATTGGCCAGCATAACTGCCGTAAAACCGCTAAGCCACAGTTTCGTATCATCTCCAAACCGTAGAGCTGTTGACTTGATTCCTATTATCAAATCATCCACTTTGTCCTGATGTGCGTATATAGTGTCATACACGATCGTCCAGCAAACTCCAGCGATGTATAGTGGCAAGCAGGCGGACCACTCGACTGATCCTTGCGTAGCGCTCCAGCCAAGCAAAGCACCCCAGTTGAAGGTAGCCCCGAGCATCAATTGCGGCCAATAAGTGATACGTTTCATCAAAGGATAAACGATGACTAGTCCCAATGAGCTGGCCCCCAGCAGAATGGAGTACCAGTTCAACTGGAGCAACACAAACAGTCCTACACCCAGTTGACCCGACAGGAACACTAACGCGTCAAATGGGGCTATTTCTCCTGCTACAAGTGGTCGATTTCGGGTACGTTCCACTTTTGCATCTATATCACGATCCCACAGATCGTTAATCGTGCATCCGGCGCCACGCATAATGAACGCTCCTACTCCAAACAAACCAAGCATCATCGGATCCGGCCAACATCCCGCTGGGGCACTGAGCGCTATACTCCATCCGCAGGGCCAAAAAAGTAACCACGAACCGATGGGTCTGTCGATACGCATCAGTTTTGCGTATggggatattttttgttgccatgTCAGCGCCTCTTTTTGCTCCAACCGCCTAGACCGAGTCTTATGGTTATTATCACTTGCGATGCTCCGTGCATTGAGCATGCTGAAGGTATTTGGTATCGTTTGCGCTCTATACGGATGTGGATTTGGTTTTCGACTGATATTAGCCGGGCAAACCACCTTCCTTTCCATCACTTTCGGGATTGACTTTATGCTTAGCGGGAAACTTATAGTTCGTTTTGCGGGCATAGGTCGTGATGTAGAGACATTTCTGCTCCACGGCCAACCATGAAACATGGTGATACTGCTGCCAACTGCCCCTCTCCATATGCTGGTAGTTCGTATCATTACCCTCGAAGAATCGACGCCGGTCGCTTTCAGAATTAGTACTTCGGGAACAGGGTGATAAACAACATGCCACAATTATAGCTCCCACATTATTTTCGACATTGTATCAAGCATGCATTCATCAACAGCATCTAGAAAGGCAAGATATTGAACTAGAATAGAAAAAAGTAATGTTTTGCAATACCACGAGAAAATTACGTGACTGATGGATAATGCCCGCGGTACGtacaaacacaacaatacGGTATACTGCGCCAAGATGAATCAAGCACAGATGTCGCCTAAACTCAATTTTCTCACAGCTCACTCACGAAATTTCAGAAGAGTCTGATGATTAACGAATAATACTCAAATACGCAAACTTTAACCCATTGGCACCTGAATGAGATCGTATTTGTTCGCAGGATTCTTCTACAATTGgtttttgatttattgtttatttcatcacaaacacaaaatcgtCAATTTAAACCCAATATTTCACAACTCACTACAGGTTCATTCCGTGAGAAACTCCAACTGTCAAACTCGCTCAGCTAGTGACCAAAATCCATGTGCTTTCAATTCGTCCCATTTGACGTTTGCAGTCTGTCGAGACcgggtgttttcttttgtaccGAGAGAAAACgtggtttttgctgctttcggaTGCGCAAATTAGAGTAGAAATCGTGATTTTTAGCATAACTCAGTTGAGATGGCGTTAAAAGCGCTAAAATGTGAGAACCTCCACCGTCTAGTGTTGTTCATTTGTGCTTGAAACATATCTTTTAATCGTTTTTCAATAGGTCGTTCATCAAAACGCCAGAAAGCATCTCTGCGGTATAAGAAAATCAAGAAGATTGCCGAAAGCAAACGCAAGAAGGTGAAGGAAGCAAAGAAGTTGCCGAAGctcaaaagcaaaaaacagaAGCTGATCCAAGTGCCGAACATATGTCCCTTCAAGAAAGAGGTGATTGAAGAAGTCGAAGCATACAAGCAGAAACAGGAAGAACTTCGCCAGCAGCAAAAGGAACTGCAAAAAAAGCAGCGTCAACTGGAGTTACGCTCAAAGACGCTTCAGTCAATGGTGACCGATGCCGAAAAACGACAGGACCAGTTCAGCCCACAAACAGCCGAGGAGGATGAGTATGCTAATGTTTCTGGAGGAGGAAGGGAAAATTCATTGAAAGCATATTTCAAGGAGTTCAAGAAAGTTGTCGATGCAGCGGACGTTGTGCTGGAAGTGGTCGATGCCCGTGACCCTCTAGGTACCCGGTGCGCTGAAGTGGCAAAGATTGTCCGTGAGGCACCCGGTCAGAAACGGTTAGTGCTGATTCTGAACAAGGCTGATCTTGTACCGCGCGATAATTTGGAGCGCTGGATGAAATATCTGCGTCGATCGTGTCCAGTTATTCCGTTCAAGGCAACAACGCAAGCGCAAAAATCCAATATTGGCCACAAGAAATTCAAAGCCGCTAAAACCCTTGAATGTTCTCCCTGCATTGGAGCGGATTTACTGAAAGAGCTGTTGGCTAACTACTGTCGCAGTGACAACATTCGTACCTCTATTCGCGTCGGGGTGGTAGGGCTACCGAATGTGGGCAAAAGTTCGCTAGTTAACTCTTTGAAGCGTAAACGTGCTTGCATGGTGGGAGCAAAACCAGGTGTCACAAAACAGATGCAGGAAGTGCAAATCGATTCGCACGTAAAACTACTCGACAGTCTGGGTATCGTTTTCCAGCGTCCCAAGGAGCaggatcaaaacaaattttacgCACTAAAGAATGCACAGCGCGTGACGGAAATTCAGGACCCGTTCCCTCTGGCGAACGACATTCTGAAACGTGGCACTATGATGTACTTCTGCAAATTGTACGACATCAGTGAATTCCATTCAACGGACGAGTTTCTGGCAAAGAAAGCCATTCGCATGGGAGCACTAGCAAAGAAGGGTGTACCGGACGTGAAAAAGGCTGCAAGATGCCTGATTGAAGATTGGAACAatggaaaaatcaaatattgtaCCCAGCCACCGGAGGATGATGCGAACGAGGTACATCTGGACGCCCAGCTTGTCACGTCGTCGGAAAATGTGCCGGAGCTTAATCTCGATCAGCAGCTCGATGCATTGGTGGAACAGTTGAGCAGTCAGTATGAGGCAAGCTTCAATATGCGGGATGCGGACGGTATGAAAGTGGCTATTAAACAAGAGGATATCCTTACGATGGAAGTAGATACAGGGGGCCCAGTACATATGCGCCTGGCAAAGAGTGATCAGCTGGCGCATCTTGCAAACCAAGGTACGATTATTGAGCGAGATGATGCCATGAATGGAAAAACTGATGATGGTAAAACCCGTAAACGCAAAGTTAACGATTACGCAGAGGAAGAGAAACGATTCCGCAAGGATCCGATGTTCCTGCTGGAAGGCAACCAAACGGCTAATCGAAACAAGAAGCAAGAGATGAAGAAacgcaaaaaacaacagaacaagCAGGCAAACTCAAGCAACGAACAGGCTGGAGAGAAAGAAGAGTATGATTTCGATGATGATTACGGCATGGAAGACTAACATGAACCGGTCGTCCAATAATGgtgatttgcttttctttcattatCTGATGAAAAGAACTGCCGCTGGTAGTGTACGTTCGTTATAATCAATTTGCCTAATAATCAACTTCTGTTATTTGCAAATAGAATGTATACAATAAAATCAACCATTTTCAAGCGGAAAAATGTGATTTCAACATCATACTATAACATTCATTCGAAATGGCGGGTACAGCGAGCTAACTGAACGGAGCACCTCGCACCTGAAACGCTTTAATTTATCCTCTACTAATGGTACTTTGACATGAAGTCGTCCGATAGGGAGGCAATGTAGGACTTTTCCTGCTGTTTGATACGTTCTAAGGCTATCTCGCGACTAACGAAATTGTGTCGTTCCATGAAAATTCGCAAACCCCACTCCATCACCAGTGCCGAGGTAAA
This region of Anopheles marshallii chromosome 2, idAnoMarsDA_429_01, whole genome shotgun sequence genomic DNA includes:
- the LOC128708496 gene encoding 4-hydroxybenzoate polyprenyltransferase, mitochondrial, which produces MIRTTSIWRGAVGSSITMFHGWPWSRNVSTSRPMPAKRTISFPLSIKSIPKVMERKVVCPANISRKPNPHPYRAQTIPNTFSMLNARSIASDNNHKTRSRRLEQKEALTWQQKISPYAKLMRIDRPIGSWLLFWPCGWSIALSAPAGCWPDPMMLGLFGVGAFIMRGAGCTINDLWDRDIDAKVERTRNRPLVAGEIAPFDALVFLSGQLGVGLFVLLQLNWYSILLGASSLGLVIVYPLMKRITYWPQLMLGATFNWGALLGWSATQGSVEWSACLPLYIAGVCWTIVYDTIYAHQDKVDDLIIGIKSTALRFGDDTKLWLSGFTAVMLANLLTAGLVCDQTWPYYTSVGLIGAHLAQQIHSLNIDNPKDCATKFISNHQVGFLLFLGIVLGTLYKKNSDDRTKSSTTTTGSSSSTGGQLSATVTSARNIVV
- the LOC128709029 gene encoding guanine nucleotide-binding protein-like 3 homolog, coding for MALKALKCRSSKRQKASLRYKKIKKIAESKRKKVKEAKKLPKLKSKKQKLIQVPNICPFKKEVIEEVEAYKQKQEELRQQQKELQKKQRQLELRSKTLQSMVTDAEKRQDQFSPQTAEEDEYANVSGGGRENSLKAYFKEFKKVVDAADVVLEVVDARDPLGTRCAEVAKIVREAPGQKRLVLILNKADLVPRDNLERWMKYLRRSCPVIPFKATTQAQKSNIGHKKFKAAKTLECSPCIGADLLKELLANYCRSDNIRTSIRVGVVGLPNVGKSSLVNSLKRKRACMVGAKPGVTKQMQEVQIDSHVKLLDSLGIVFQRPKEQDQNKFYALKNAQRVTEIQDPFPLANDILKRGTMMYFCKLYDISEFHSTDEFLAKKAIRMGALAKKGVPDVKKAARCLIEDWNNGKIKYCTQPPEDDANEVHLDAQLVTSSENVPELNLDQQLDALVEQLSSQYEASFNMRDADGMKVAIKQEDILTMEVDTGGPVHMRLAKSDQLAHLANQGTIIERDDAMNGKTDDGKTRKRKVNDYAEEEKRFRKDPMFLLEGNQTANRNKKQEMKKRKKQQNKQANSSNEQAGEKEEYDFDDDYGMED